One part of the Oryzias melastigma strain HK-1 linkage group LG21, ASM292280v2, whole genome shotgun sequence genome encodes these proteins:
- the slc40a1 gene encoding solute carrier family 40 member 1, with protein sequence MDNSGQKKTRCESIRDFFTSAKFLIYMGHALSTWGDRMWNFAVSVFLVELYGNSLLLTAVYGLVVAGSVLLLGAIIGDWVDKNPRLKVAQTSLLVQNSCVILCGVLLMLVFQFKEQLVELYNGWILTVCYILVITIANIANLASTATSITIQRDWVVVVAGQDSSKLADMNATVRIIDQLTNILAPMLVGQIMTFGSHFVGCGFISGWNLCSMCVEYALLWKVYQKTPALAEKAGQKEQELKQLSPSRDAENGQSPEESSQPLMNETAVVSSPDSPKKEGCCYQVAEPLRTFKGGWVAYYNQNIFLAGMSLAFLYMTVLGFDCITTGYAYTQGLSGSVLSLLMGASAISGICGTVAFTWIRKKCGLIRTGFISGVAQLSCLMLCVASVFAPGSVFDLSVSPFQDLYTHLMGEQSLPEADHSLINMNVTTVAPAEEMPPLQSYMSVSLLFAGVIAARVGLWSFDLTVTQLIQENVIESERGVINGVQNSMNYLLDLLHFVMVILAPNPEAFGLLVIISVSFVALGHLMYFRYAFKSLGSRLFLCCSPEQKVETVDTLSLPTTV encoded by the exons ATGGATAACTCTGGGCAGAAGAAAACACGCTGTG AATCTATTCGAGATTTCTTCACTTCAGCAAAATTCCTTATTTACATGGGACATGCTCTGTCAACATGG GGGGATCGCATGTGGAACTTCGCCGTGTCTGTTTTCCTGGTGGAGCTCTATGGGAACAGCCTGCTGCTCACGGCCGTGTATGGACTGGTGGTGGCCGGCTCGGTGCTCCTGCTGGGGGCCATCATCGGGGACTGGGTGGACAAAAACCCAAGACTTAAAG TGGCTCAGACTTCACTGCTCGTGCAGAACAGTTGTGTCATCCTGTGCGGTGTCCTCCTGATGCTTGTTTTCCAGTTCAAAGAGCAGCTCGTGGAGCTTTACAATGGATGGATTCTG aCTGTCTGCTACATTCTGGTCATCACCATCGCCAACATCGCCAACCTGGCCAGCACGGCGACCTCTATCACCATCCAGAGGGACTGGGTGGTGGTTGTTGCTGGTCAGGACAGCAGCAAGCTTGCAG ACATGAATGCGACCGTGCGCATCATTGACCAACTGACAAACATCCTGGCACCCATGCTGGTCGGTCAGATAATGACTTTTGGCTCCCATTTCGTTGGTTGTGGCTTCATATCTGGCTGGAACCTGTGCTCCATGTGTGTGGAGTACGCGCTGCTCTGGAAGGTGTACCAGAAGACTCCTGCACTGGCGGAGAAAGCTGGACAAAAGGAGCAGGAGCTCAAACAGCTCAGCCCCTCAAGAG ATGCGGAGAATGGTCAGAGTCCTGAAGAATCATCTCAGCCGCTCATGAATGAAACCGCAGTAGTGTCCAGCCCCGACTCCCCCAAGAAGGAGGGCTGCTGCTACCAGGTGGCTGAACCCCTGCGCACCTTCAAGGGTGGCTGGGTGGCCTACTACAACCAGAATATCTTCTTGGCTGGCATGTCCCTGGCCTTCCTGTACATGACAGTCCTTGGTTTTGACTGCATCACCACCGGCTACGCCTACACCCAGGGCCTCAGTGGCTCTGTGCTCAGCCTGCTGATGGGGGCGTCGGCCATCTCCGGCATCTGCGGCACCGTTGCTTTCACTTGGATCCGCAAGAAGTGCGGCTTGATTCGCACAGGCTTCATCTCCGGTGTGGCACAGCTCTCCTGCCTCATGCTGTGCGTCGCCTCTGTCTTTGCCCCTGGAAGCGTCTTCGACCTCAGCGTTTCCCCCTTCCAGGACCTTTACACCCACCTAATGGGAGAGCAGTCCCTGCCAGAAGCCGACCACAGCCTCATCAACATGAACGTCACCACGGTCGCACCAGCAGAAGAGATGCCCCCTCTGCAGTCCTACATGTCCGTCAGTCTGCTGTTTGCTGGCGTCATCGCTGCTAGAGTTG GTTTATGGTCTTTCGACCTGACAGTGACCCAGCTCATCCAGGAGAATGTGATCGAGTCAGAGCGAGGTGTGATCAACGGCGTCCAGAACTCCATGAATTACCTCTTAGACCTGCTGCACTTCGTCATGGTGATTCTGGCTCCGAACCCGGAGGCCTTCGGCCTGCTGGTCATCATCTCCGTCTCTTTCGTAGCCTTAGGCCACCTCATGTATTTCCGATATGCCTTCAAAAGCCTCGGCAGCCgcctcttcctctgctgctcgcCAGAGCAGAAGGTGGAGACGGTTGACACCCTCTCACTTCCTACCACCGTCTAA
- the asnsd1 gene encoding asparagine synthetase domain-containing protein 1 produces the protein MCGIFFQLSLSAAQFEKDKRTCEFLKRRGPNSSKELAFPAGDLSCHCSFSAHVLHMRGLLTPQPFQDDAGNVLMWNGEVFGGISVMPEENDTAIICQKLSSCKNSSETLALLSAIQGPWTFVYYQKAGDYLWFGRDFFGRRSLLWKYDAEIGVFTLTSVAAGISIPGQSDWKEVPAVGVYKVDVKAAAQTGSVSFELFPWAGNDMSSRVMNSVPSGCTFEMNQASLSLTSPVCPLNMSIPEEKVEVNPSLQVSVGNLEELLISKEKTEVVNRLIDVLSEAVRRRVHSLPFVTKDSSLFSSAQASIAILFSGGIDSMILAVLADKHIPVHQPIDLLNVAFKLKEPKKQPEKKLNKQKKKSNDSNTDRVRTQLSSPFDVPDRITGKAGLKELQDLNPERQWNFVEINVTQEELQQMRQERICHLVHPLDTVLDDSIGCAVWFAARGKGVVTEEMEQRAFTSSAKVILTGIGADEQLAGYSRHRVRFKMSGHEGLIQELAMELARISSRNLGRDDRVIGDHGKEARFPYLDEEVVNYLNSLPVWEKADLSLPRGVGEKLLLRLCAKQLGLGQSAVLPKRAMQFGSRIAKMEDGHEKASDKCTRLLYD, from the exons ATGTGTGGAATCTTTTTTCAGTTGAGTTTATCAGCTGCTCAATTTGAGAAGGACAAAAGAACTTGTGAATTTCTGAAAAGAAGGGGCCCCAACTCAAGCAAAGAGCTGGCGTTTCCAGCTGGAGACTTGAGCTGTCACTGCTCATTTTCTGCCCATGTTCTCCATATGAGGGGTCTCCTTACTCCTCAGCCGTTTCAAGACGACGCTGGGAATGTCTTGATGTGGAATGGAGAGGTTTTTGGAGGGATTTCTGTCATGCCAGAAGAGAATGACACAGCTATTATCTGTCAGAAGTTGTCTTCCTGCAAAAACTCTTCAGAGACTCTGGCCCTTCTGTCTGCCATTCAGGGGCCTTGGACGTTTGTTTACTACCAAAAGGCTGGAGATTATCTCTGGTTTGGCAGAGACTTTTTTGGCAGGCGAAGCTTACTGTGGAAATATGATGCAGAGATTGGTGTCTTCACTTTGACCTCTGTGGCAGCTGGTATTTCTATACCCggtcagtctgattggaaagaAGTCCCAGCTGTTGGTGTGTATAAGGTTGATGTAAAGGCAGCTGCTCAGACTGGCTCTGTGTCATTTGAGCTTTTTCCCTGGGCAGGAAATGACATGAGCTCACGTGTGATGAACTCTGTCCCCAGTGGGTGCACTTTTGAGATGAATCAAGCAAGTTTATCACTCACCTCACCTGTTTGTCCTTTGAATATGTCCATTCCAGAAGAAAAGGTCGAAGTTAATCCAAGTTTGCAGGTGTCTGTAGGCAATCTAGAGGAGCTTCTAATCAGCAAAGAGAAAACTGAAGTGGTGAACCGTCTTATTGACGTCCTGAGTGAGGCGGTGAGGCGACGAGTTCATTCACTGCCTTTTGTGACAAAAGATAGTTCACTTTTTAGCAGTGCCCAGGCTAGCATTGCAATTCTCTTTTCAGGAGGCATTGATTCAATGATCCTTGCCGTTTTAGCAGACAAACACATACCTGTGCATCAGCCAATAGACCTTCTTAATGTCGCTTTCAAACTAAAAGAGCCAAAAAAGCAGCCTGAAAAGAAactcaacaaacaaaaaaagaaatccaacgATTCCAATACAGATCGGGTCAGAACTCAGTTGTCCAGTCCATTTGATGTTCCGGACAGGATAACTGGAAAAGCTGGCCTCAAGGAACTACAAGACCTGAATCCTGAACGACAGTGGAATTTTGTTGAAATCAACGTTACACAAGAGGAGCTGCAACAAATGCGACAGGAGCGAATTTGCCATTTAGTTCATCCACTGGATACAGTTCTAGATGACAGCATTGGCTGTGCTGTGTGGTTTGCAGCAAGAGGAAAAGGAGTCGTTACAGAGGAGATGGAGCAGAGAGCCTTCACATCGTCTGCAAAG GTCATTCTGACAGGAATCGGTGCAGATGAGCAGCTTGCAGGTTACTCCAGACACAGAGTACGATTCAAGATGAGTGGACATGAAGGGCTGATCCAGGAACTCGCCATGGAGCTGGCAAGGATATCATCCAGAAACCTGGGCAGAGATGACAGAGTGATAGGAGATCACGGAAAAGAAGCGAG GTTTCCATACTTGGATGAAGAAGTGGTGAACTACTTGAACTCCCTGCCTGTGTGGGAGAAGGCTGATCTGTCTCTCCCTCGGGGGGTCGGGGAGAAGCTCCTCCTGAGACTGTGCGCTAAACAGCTGGGCCTCGGCCAATCAGCCGTCCTCCCCAAGAGGGCCATGCAGTTTGGCTCTCGCATCGCAAAGATGGAAGACGGCCACGAAAAGGCCTCGGACAAATGCACACGACTTCTTTATGATTag
- the LOC112154857 gene encoding ASNSD1 upstream open reading frame protein-like has product MSSKNYENSDNSKEQTAYKEELSKKVKEQKVVVDELSNLKKNRKVYIQQRNSNIFFLADKSQILSSSKKDLDYLKKELQDI; this is encoded by the exons atgtcttcaaaaaacTACGAAAACTCCGATAATTCCAAAGAACAAACTGCGTATAAAGAGGAACTTAGCAAAAAG GTCAAAGAGCAGAAGGTTGTTGTGGATGAACTCTCTAACCTAAAGAAAAACAGG AAAGTGTACATCCAACAGAGAAATAGCAACATTTTCTTCCTGGCTGACAAAAGCCAAATTTTGTCTTCAAGCAAAA AAGATCTGGATTACTTGAAAAAAGAGCTGCAGGATATTTAG
- the wdr75 gene encoding WD repeat-containing protein 75 yields MVEHGDVRVVHKGGSKINFREPALSIDSRFLLCASGECVKVFSTSTEECLHELQGHTDLVTGVLLRPSNHLQAYSCSLDGTVRLWDFTDGIPIRTYVIGYPIHGIYASAKHEGVIFIITPMHTDTNSELFQLVAVHLPQSGEQLVEARELSAVLSNVSSNPAATAFGREGQYIVSAKPLELEVYFFKKQKSYSFYLKKDNQKGGKNTFTCITCHPTEDCIASGHEDGKIRLWRNFNHKKEYTYSTLHWHHSAVSSLRFTPEGTNLLSGGVESVLVQWRYNQESQRDFLPRLGGAITHISVSPDGALFCTSHSDNKITIIQSCVKVSAVIQGLVKGDGIRTDLMIDPRSKALVLNGKPGHLQFYSLQRDKLLFNLDIVQQEYIHESGLQQFEVVMAAFDAGGSWLATVEERKQKDAELELSLKLWAFDDRRQSFVLNTTISAPHEAQITALCFPHVSDGQTTMLVSTSRDGHFKAWQLAAPAHTEADKGLSWSCDFVGAYHSLVPERCCFSADSSLLAVSFQEVVTVWTPASWELLTTLSQPPGAIRDLCFGRLSCSKYLLAATTSKLLCCWNLLTCSLEWVTSMDVSLLRADPLSENMAAFCFEAGSTDLFVFKPCEPRPLFSHKALCSGRVTHAVFAPREVMLESCDESSQWLNSSQLFFLSPSMDLLTFITKAEEDRLMASNKQLVVSDDVAMTPFHLLLGKHQKQQQDNPQQESSQSVEPIPQPSSSAGINELLQMPAHVLPSASFLCSMFVQSLLISVKDPSASEQNKEEEEMESEKEEEDSDGEMESRISRPEHMPSGGQESVCAAPTLTKEEARKLRRLKKLDHSWMKGLLDK; encoded by the exons gctTACTCTTGCTCACTAGATGGCACTGTCAGACTTTGGGACTTCACAGACGGCATTCCCATTAGG ACTTATGTCATTGGATACCCTATTCATGGCATCTATGCATCTGCAAAACATGAAGGTGTCATCTTTATTATCACCCCTATGCACACGGACACCAATTCTG AGTTGTTCCAGCTGGTTGCGGTACATCTGCCACAGAGTGGAGAGCAGCTGGTGGAGGCCAGAGAGCTCTCCGCTGTGCTCAGCAACGTCAGTTCCAACCCAGCAGCCACCGCCTTTGGTAGAGAG GGACAATACATAGTTTCAGCAAAACCTTTGGAGCTGGAAGTTTACTTCTTTAAGAAGCAAAAATCCTACAG CTTTTATCTCAAAAAAGACAACCAGAAAGGAGGCAAGAACACATTTACATGCATTACCTGCCACCCAACAGAGGACTGTATTGCATCAGGGCACGAAGATGGCAAGATCCGCCTGTG GAGAAACTTTAACCATAAGAAGGAGTACACATACTCCACACTGCACTGGCATCACAGCGCTGTGAGCTCCCTGCGATTCACTCCAGAAG GCACCAACCTGCTGAGTGGAGGTGTGGAGTCGGTACTGGTTCAGTGGCGCTACAACCAGGAGAGCCAGCGAGACTTCCTGCCCCGCCTGGGCGGAGCCATCACACACATTTCAGTTTCTCCGGATGGAGCTCTGTTCTGTACTTCACACAGTGACAACA AAATCACAATCATCCAAagttgtgtcaaagtgtccGCCGTGATTCAAGGTCTGGTCAAAG GTGACGGTATCAGGACAGACTTGATGATTGACCCTCGAAGCAAAGCTCTGGTGTTGAATGGGAAACCAGGGCACCTTCAGTTCTACTCTCTACAGAGAGACAAACTATTGTTCAAT CTGGACATAGTGCAGCAGGAGTACATTCATGAATCAGGCCTGCAGCAGTTTGAGGTGGTTATGGCTGCGTTTGATGCCGGGGGAAGCTGGCTCGCCACCgtagaagaaagaaaacagaaagacGCCGAGCTGGAGCTTAGCTTGAAACTCTGGGCATTTGATGATCGGAGACAGag tTTTGTGCTGAACACAACTATCTCGGCCCCCCACGAGGCACAGATTACAGCCTTGTGCTTTCCCCACGTGTCTGACGGGCAGACCACCATGTTGGTGTCCACCAGCAGGGATGGACACTTCAAAGCCTGGCAGCTGGCTGCACCAGCCCACACAGAAG CTGACAAAGGCCTGTCCTGGTCCTGTGATTTTGTGGGGGCCTACCACAGCCTGGTACCTGAGCGCTGCTGCTTCTCAGCCGACAGCTCCCTGCTGGCCGTGAGTTTCCAGGAGGTTGTGACCGTGTGGACTCCGGCCTCCTGGGAGCTCCTGACAACGCTCTCCCAGCCGCCGGGCGCCATCAG gGATCTTTGTTTTGGCCGGCTAAGCTGTTCCAAGTATCTGCTGGCAGCCACGACCAGCAAGCTGCTCTGCTGTTGGAACCTCCTCACCTGCTCCT TGGAGTGGGTCACCTCCATGGACGTCAGCCTGCTGCGGGCTGATCCTCTCTCTGAAAACATGGCTGCCTTCTGCTTTGAAGCTGGATCCACAGACT tgtttgtgttcaagCCCTGTGAGCCACGGCCGCTGTTTTCCCATAAGGCTTTGTGCTCGGGGAGGGTGACTCATGCTGTTTTTGCCCCAAGAGAAGTGATGCTGGAGAGCTGCGATGAAAGCAGCCAGTGGCTAAACTCTTCACAACTTTTCTTCCTCTCACCATCTATG GACCTGCTGACGTTCATCACCAAAGCGGAGGAGGACAGACTAATGGCTTCAAATAAGCAG cttgTGGTCAGTGACGATGTTGCCATGACGCCCTTCCACCTGTTGCTGGGGAAACAtcagaaacagcagcaggacAATCCGCAGCAGGAGAGCAGCCAGTCTGTGGAGCCGATACCTCAGCCTTCCAGCTCTGCTGGCATCAACGAG ctgctgcagatgcCGGCTCACGTTTTACCCTCTGCCAGCTTCCTCTGCTCCATGTTTGTTCAGTCTCTGCTCATCTCTGTCAAAGATCCCAG TGCCAGtgaacaaaacaaagaggaggaggaaatggaaagtgagaaagaggaagaggattCCGATGGGGAAATGGAATCCAGAATCTCAAGACCAGAACACATGCCGTCAGGGGGCCAGGAATCGGTGTGCGCTGCCCCCACCCTGACAAAAGAAGAAGCTAGGAAACTCAGGAGACTCAAGAAACTTGATCACAGTTGGATGAAAGGTCTTTTAGACAAGTGA
- the zgc:136439 gene encoding uncharacterized protein zgc:136439, whose amino-acid sequence MKAVILAAGYGTRLQRDVASDSSGKFAHLAGVAKPLLPVGSCALISHWVQALTSCGFVDYIYVVTNALYEAAFQEWAQKFTNVKILSDQTRSNEGRLGAVACLQLAVHHFKIEDHVIVVGGDTLFKEDFSLKEVQKRFADVQAGSEDSCVVLSYLCRDEETKKYGILEVDGALQVCCMKEKPLPSDTKSRRACPCFYVLSKNSLHLLDTFLKEKMEAPIEEKDAPGNFISWLILRNPVYVHEISGRFDVGNLPSYIECDLYFKKNLLDVKSYMV is encoded by the exons ATGAAGGCTGTGATTCTCGCCGCCGGCTACGGTACGAGGCTCCAGAGGGACGTTGCCTCGGACAGCAGCGGGAAGTTCGCTCACCTGGCGGGGGTCGCTAAGCCGCTCCTGCCGGTGGGGAGTTGCGCGTTGATCTCCCACTGGGTCCAGGCTCTGACCTCCTGTGGGTTTGTGGACTACATTTACGTGGTG ACGAACGCTCTTTACGAGGCTGCATTTCAGGAGTGGGCTCAAAAGTTCACGAATGTCAAGATACTCAGCGATCAGACGAGAAGCAATGAA GGGCGCCTTGGAGCTGTGGCCTGCCTACAGCTGGCAGTACATCACTTTAAAATTGAGGACCATGTTATTGTTGTAGGGGG AGACACCCTCTTCAAAGAGGACTTCAGTCTGAAAGAGGTGCAGAAGAGGTTTGCAGATGTCCAAGCCGGGAGTGAAGACAGCTGTGTGGTGCTGTCATACCTGTGCAGGGATGAGG aaaccaaaaaatatgGAATTCTGGAAGTAGATGGAGCTCTGCAGGTCTGCTGCATGAAGGAGAAACCTCTCCCTTCAGACACCAAGTCCAGGAGGGCA TGCCCTTGCTTCTATGTGCTTTCAAAGAACAGCCTTCATCTGCTGGACACATTCCTCAAGGAAAAGATG GAAGCTCCTATTGAAGAGAAAGATGCTCCTGGAAATTTTATATCTTGGCTTATTTTAAG aAATCCAGTTTATGTTCATGAAATATCTGGACGTTTTGATGTTGGAAATTTGCCTTCCTATATCGAGTGTGacctttactttaaaaaaaatctcctggATGTAAAATCCTATATGGTGTAA